The genomic window TCGCTATAGCTATGTGCAGAACAATCCGATCCGATATAATGATCCCTCAGGGCACTATGTGGCTTCTAATGATGAAGGAAAAGGGAACTGCACAAATTCCTTGGATTGTGTTTATCCCGAAGGGCATGAAAAGGCCGGCGAGATTATCATTCCTCCATCAGAAAAAGAACGAAGATAGGGTGCTCAGATTGTCGGGACTTCTATAGCCCTAATCCCTGGATTGGACATCGGGGATGATATTGCTACTGCTAATACAGGTTGCGGTTATGTATGTCAACTTAGAGGGGAAGAGAAAGTTGGTCCTCTTTGGAGAATTGTTGCGGCTGTCTCCATTGTCCTTCCAGTAAGCAGTACATCACTTCGAAAGGCTATGGGAATCGTTGATGGATCACTTGATGCACATCATCTTATTCCAAGGGCTTTTTCAAATCATCAATTTATAAGAATGGCAACAGGTGCAGGTTGGAATATAGATCATGCATATAATGGTATCGCATTACCAAAGGAAATCCATGGAGCAATACCTGGCCATCCTGGCTATAACGACTATGTCGAGGAAAAATTGGATGAGCTTTATAATAATGCAATTGTTTATGGATGGTCGCCAGATGATGCGTATGAAGAGCTTATGAATCTGGCGCAGAGTCTTCGTATCCAAATTAAACAAGGACAATAGC from Dehalobacter sp. includes these protein-coding regions:
- a CDS encoding AHH domain-containing protein encodes the protein MDIGDDIATANTGCGYVCQLRGEEKVGPLWRIVAAVSIVLPVSSTSLRKAMGIVDGSLDAHHLIPRAFSNHQFIRMATGAGWNIDHAYNGIALPKEIHGAIPGHPGYNDYVEEKLDELYNNAIVYGWSPDDAYEELMNLAQSLRIQIKQGQ